From the Helicobacter pylori genome, one window contains:
- the trxB gene encoding thioredoxin-disulfide reductase, with translation MIDCAIIGGGPAGLSAGLYATRGGVKNAVLFEKGMPGGQITGSSEIENYPGVKEVVSGLDFMQPWQEQCFRFGLKHEMTAIQRVSKKGSHFVILAEDGKTFEAKSVIIATGGSPKRTGIKGESEFWGKGVSTCATCDGFFYKNKEVAVLGGGDTAVEEAIYLANICKKVYLIHRRDGFRCAPITLEHAKNNDKIEFLTPYVVEEIKGDASGVSSLSIKNTATNEKRELVVPGLFIFVGYDVNNAVLKQEDESMLCECDEYGSIVVDFSMKTNVQGLFAAGDIRIFAPKQVVCAASDGATAALSVISYLEHH, from the coding sequence ATGATAGATTGCGCGATTATTGGAGGTGGTCCTGCGGGTTTGAGCGCGGGGCTTTATGCCACTAGAGGCGGTGTTAAAAACGCCGTTTTATTTGAAAAAGGAATGCCTGGAGGGCAAATCACCGGCAGTAGTGAGATTGAAAACTATCCGGGCGTTAAGGAAGTGGTAAGCGGGTTGGATTTCATGCAACCATGGCAAGAGCAATGCTTTCGCTTTGGCTTAAAGCATGAGATGACCGCCATTCAAAGGGTTTCTAAAAAAGGCTCTCATTTTGTTATTTTGGCAGAAGACGGCAAGACTTTTGAAGCTAAAAGCGTGATCATCGCTACCGGTGGTAGCCCTAAACGCACAGGCATCAAGGGCGAGTCAGAATTTTGGGGTAAAGGCGTTAGCACTTGTGCGACATGCGATGGCTTCTTTTACAAAAACAAGGAAGTAGCAGTGCTTGGTGGGGGCGATACCGCCGTAGAGGAGGCGATTTATTTAGCCAACATCTGCAAAAAAGTCTATCTCATCCACAGAAGAGATGGTTTTAGGTGTGCGCCTATCACTTTAGAGCATGCTAAAAACAATGATAAGATTGAGTTTTTAACCCCTTATGTGGTGGAAGAAATCAAGGGCGATGCTTCTGGCGTGTCTTCTTTAAGCATTAAAAACACAGCCACTAACGAAAAAAGAGAATTGGTCGTGCCAGGGCTTTTTATTTTTGTGGGTTATGACGTGAATAACGCCGTGTTGAAACAAGAAGACGAATCTATGCTATGCGAATGCGATGAATACGGCTCTATTGTCGTGGATTTTTCCATGAAAACGAACGTTCAGGGCTTGTTTGCGGCAGGGGATATTCGCATTTTTGCCCCTAAGCAAGTGGTTTGCGCTGCAAGCGATGGCGCTACGGCAGCCTTAAGCGTGATTTCTTATTTAGAACACCATTAA
- a CDS encoding glycosyltransferase family 25 protein: MRVFIISLNQKVCDKFGLVFRDTTTLLNNINATHHQAQIFDAIYSKTFEGGLHPLVKKHLHPYFITQNIKGMGIATNLISEVSKFYYALKYHAKFMSLGELGCYASHYSLWEKCIELDEPICILEDDITLKEDFKEGLDFLEKHIQELGYARLMHLLYDASVKSEPLSHKNHEIQERVGIIKAYSHGVGTQGYVITPKIAKVFLKHSQKWVVPVDTIMDATFIHGVKNLVLQPFVIADDEQISTIARKEEPYSPKIALMRELHFKFLKWWQFV, translated from the coding sequence TTGCGTGTTTTTATCATTTCTTTAAATCAAAAAGTGTGCGATAAATTTGGTTTGGTTTTTAGAGACACCACGACTTTACTCAATAATATCAACGCCACCCACCACCAAGCGCAAATTTTTGATGCGATTTATTCTAAGACTTTTGAAGGCGGGTTGCACCCCCTAGTTAAAAAGCATTTACACCCTTATTTCATCACGCAAAACATCAAAGGCATGGGGATTGCAACCAATCTCATCAGTGAGGTTTCTAAGTTTTATTACGCTTTAAAATACCATGCGAAGTTTATGAGCTTGGGGGAGCTCGGGTGCTATGCGAGCCATTATTCCTTGTGGGAAAAATGCATAGAGTTAGATGAGCCCATTTGTATTTTAGAAGACGATATAACCTTGAAAGAGGATTTTAAAGAGGGTTTGGATTTTTTAGAAAAACACATCCAAGAATTAGGCTATGCGCGTTTGATGCATTTGTTGTATGATGCCAGCGTGAAAAGTGAGCCATTGAGCCATAAAAACCACGAGATACAAGAGCGCGTGGGAATCATTAAAGCTTATAGCCATGGGGTGGGGACGCAAGGCTATGTGATCACGCCCAAGATTGCCAAAGTTTTTTTGAAACACAGCCAAAAATGGGTTGTTCCTGTGGATACGATAATGGACGCTACTTTTATCCATGGCGTGAAAAATCTGGTGTTACAACCTTTTGTGATCGCTGATGATGAGCAAATCTCTACGATAGCGCGAAAAGAAGAACCCTATAGCCCTAAAATCGCTCTAATGAGAGAACTCCATTTTAAATTTTTGAAATGGTGGCAGTTTGTATAA
- a CDS encoding F0F1 ATP synthase subunit A yields the protein MEHRVFTIANFFSSNHDFITGFFVVLTAVLMFFISLGASRKMQMVPMGLQNVYESIISAILSVAKDIIGEELARKYFPLAGTIALYVFFSNMIGIIPGFESPTASWSFTLVLALIVFFYYHFEGIRAQGFFKYFAHFAGPVKWLAPFMFPIEIISHFSRIVSLSFRLFGNIKGDDMFLLIMLLLVPWAVPVAPFMVLFFMGILQAFVFMILTYVYLAGAVLTDEGH from the coding sequence ATGGAACACAGAGTATTTACTATTGCTAATTTTTTTAGCTCCAATCATGATTTTATCACCGGGTTTTTTGTCGTTTTGACAGCGGTTTTGATGTTTTTTATTTCGCTTGGCGCATCGCGCAAAATGCAGATGGTGCCTATGGGTTTGCAGAATGTGTATGAGAGCATCATTAGCGCGATTTTGAGCGTGGCTAAGGATATTATAGGTGAAGAATTGGCCCGCAAATACTTCCCCCTAGCAGGCACGATCGCTTTGTATGTCTTTTTTTCTAACATGATAGGCATCATTCCTGGTTTTGAATCCCCTACGGCTAGTTGGAGTTTTACGCTGGTTTTGGCGCTGATTGTGTTTTTTTATTACCATTTTGAAGGCATTAGAGCGCAGGGCTTTTTTAAGTATTTCGCTCATTTTGCAGGCCCTGTGAAGTGGCTCGCCCCTTTCATGTTCCCTATTGAGATCATCTCGCATTTTTCTAGGATCGTGTCCTTATCGTTTCGTTTGTTTGGGAATATCAAGGGCGATGACATGTTTTTGCTCATCATGCTTTTATTAGTGCCTTGGGCGGTTCCTGTAGCGCCTTTTATGGTGTTGTTTTTTATGGGGATTTTACAAGCTTTTGTTTTTATGATCCTTACTTATGTGTATCTGGCAGGGGCTGTTTTGACCGATGAAGGACATTAA
- a CDS encoding RNA-binding protein: MKNIYVGNLVYSATSEQVKELFSQFGKVFNVKLIYDRETKKPKGFGFVEMQEEGVREAIAKLDNTDFMGRTIRVTEANPKKS; this comes from the coding sequence TTGAAAAACATTTATGTAGGGAATTTGGTTTATAGCGCTACCAGTGAGCAAGTCAAGGAGCTTTTCAGTCAATTTGGCAAAGTGTTTAATGTCAAGCTGATTTATGACAGAGAAACGAAGAAACCTAAAGGTTTTGGCTTTGTAGAAATGCAAGAAGAGGGCGTTAGGGAAGCGATTGCTAAATTGGACAATACGGATTTTATGGGCAGAACGATTAGGGTAACCGAAGCCAATCCTAAAAAGTCTTAA